Proteins encoded in a region of the Diabrotica virgifera virgifera chromosome 4, PGI_DIABVI_V3a genome:
- the LOC126884005 gene encoding growth arrest and DNA damage-inducible protein GADD45 gamma-like, whose translation MCVETENQKSEMFNRTKLSRAMHAMLTQAKSNSRLICGLLPTITHLESSPEDVIFCLLPQTRPGDASAHMQTVLLQAFCYENYIPVIQVDSSEKLADYCGETFSENETSYCTCAIVTRDFSLPSTPEDEIPMSPTEKMLADFYDFTLEQSTKPIIELPS comes from the exons ATGTGTGTGGAAACTGAAAACCAAAAATCAGAAATGTTCAACAG AACTAAACTAAGTCGTGCTATGCACGCCATGCTAACCCAAGCAAAATCAAACAGTCGCCTAATTTGTGGACTACTTCCTACCATAACCCACCTTGAAAGTTCACCTGAAGATGTAATATTTTGTCTACTTCCTCAAACCAGACCAGGCGATGCCAGTGCTCATATGCAGACAGTATTGCTACAGGCCTTTTGTTATGAAAACTACATACCAGTCATTCAG GTGGATAGCAGTGAAAAATTAGCTGATTATTGTGGAGAAACCTTCTCCGAAAACGAAACCAGTTATTGCACTTGTGCCATAGTAACCAGAGACTTTAGCTTGCCATCTACTCCAGAGGATGAGATTCCTATGTCACCCACAGAGAAGATGTTAGcagatttttatgattttaccTTGGAGCAGTCAACAAAACCAATTATTGAATTGCCCAGTTGA